Proteins encoded in a region of the Hirundo rustica isolate bHirRus1 chromosome 10, bHirRus1.pri.v3, whole genome shotgun sequence genome:
- the ARHGEF26 gene encoding rho guanine nucleotide exchange factor 26 — protein MAGQPPEGPAAPRWRRRATPRPQPLAWSKPRPQSYQSPSGVLVTDFPVEDRCAFSVPRPGTGGPAMGSVSNGTVRPPGSPAPDPERRSRLLALAPDSPVGSTANGTVSSPGSGQGRRPRPPGTVGLLALTPQQERIVFGASAQPASCPRAAGAPEVPGGSPRSGRAAEPPEVPGGSPRSGRAAGAPEVLGGSPRSGRAAEPPEVPGGSPRSGRAAEPPEVPGGSPRSGRAAEPPEVPGGSPRSGRAAEPPEVPGGSPRSGRAAEPPAGRCAEPPALLSTHSPAARRVGSQQLIPRSLAESRPAGHERGLRVRSLVETPRLSLGSDPEDEPEGGPGALRRGLRSTSYRRAVVSGVDLDGSNSCNKKNRMSQPILKAVAEDKEKFSSLGRIKKMLKGQGTFDGEENAVLYQNYKEKALDIDSDEESEPQEQKLDDKVVFHYKPLRSTWSQLSVVKKNGLSEVISQEERKRQEAIFEVISSEHSYLLSLEILIRMFKNSRELSLTMTKTESHHLFSNITDVYEASKKFFEELEARHQNNIFIDDISDIVARHAGSTFDPYVKYCTNEVYQQRTLQRLLATNPAFKEVLSRIESHKDCRNLPMFSFLILPMQRVTRLPLLMDTICQKTPKDSAKYENCKQALKEVSKLVRLCNEGARKMERTEMMYTINSQLEFKIKPFPLVSSSRWLVKRGELTAYVEDTGLFSKRTSKQQVYFFLFNDVLIITKKKSEESYNVTEYSLREQLLVLPCDGEEPCSSPGKNAAGMLHSGRNSASHLFRLVLLSNHAGDRVELLLGAETQSDRARWITALRQDSDGHHTDRTTLAQVEIIRTYTAKQADELALQVADVVLVYQKVNDGWCEGERLRDGQRGWFPSECAKEITCRATLDKNMERMGRLLGLETNV, from the exons ATGGCCGGGCAGCCCCCGGagggccccgccgcgccgcgctgGAGGCGGCGAGCGACCCCTCGCCCGCAGCCCCTCGCCTGGAGCAAGCCGCGGCCGCAGTCGTACCAGAGCCCCAGCGGAGTGCTCGTCACCGACTTCCCCGTGGAGGACAGGTGCGCCTTCTCCGTGCCTCGGCCCGGCACCGGCGGCCCGGCCATGGGATCGGTGTCCAACGGCACCGTGCGGCCGCCGGGCTCCCCCGCGCCGGACCCGGAGCGGCGCTCCCGGCTGCTCGCCCTGGCTCCGGACAGCCCCGTCGGTTCGACCGCCAACGGCACCGTCTCCTCGCCGGGCAGCGGGCAGGGCcgccggccgcggccgcccggAACCGTGGGGCTGCTCGCGCTGACCCCGCAGCAGGAGCGGATCGTGTTCGGAGCCAGTGCTCAGCCCGCATCGTGCCCCAGGGCTGCCGGGGCCCCGGAGGTGCCGGGAGGATCCCCAAGGAGCGGCAGGGCTGCCGAGCCCCCGGAGGTGCCGGGAGGATCCCCAAGGAGCGGCAGGGCTGCCGGGGCCCCGGAGGTGCTGGGGGGATCCCCAAGGAGCGGCAGGGCTGCCGAGCCCCCGGAGGTGCCGGGAGGATCCCCAAGGAGCGGCAGGGCTGCCGAGCCCCCGGAGGTGCCCGGAGGATCCCCAAGGAGCGGCAGGGCTGCCGAGCCCCCGGAGGTGCCGGGGGGATCCCCAAGGAGCGGCAGGGCTGCCGAGCCCCCGGAGGTGCCGGGGGGATCCCCAAGGAGCGGCAGGGCTGCCGAGCCCCCGGCGGGACGGTGCGCGGAGCCCCCCGCACTGCTGAGCACGCACAGCCCCGCGGCGCGCAGGGTGGGCTCGCAGCAGCTGATCCCCCGCAGCCTGGCCGAGAGCCGGCCCGCGGGCCACGAGCGGGGCCTCAGGGTGCGCAGCCTGGTGGAAACCCCccggctgtccctgggcagcgACCCCGAGGACGAGCCCGAGGGCGGCCCGGGCGCGCTGCGGCGCGGACTGCGCTCCACGTCCTACCGCCGGGCCGTGGTCAGCGGCGTGGACCTGGACGGCTCCAACAGCTgcaacaagaaaaacagaatgtcCCAGCCCATCCTGAAAGCGGTGGCTGAAGATAAAGAGAAGTTCTCGAGCCTGGGGAGGATAAAG AAGATGCTGAAAGGACAAGGGACGTTCGATGGGGAAG AAAATGCTGTATTATATCAGAACTATAAGGAAAAAGCTCTGGACATAGATTCTGATGAGGAGTCTGAGCCCCAAGAGCAGAAGTTGGATGACAAGGTTGTTTTTCACTATAAGCCCCTGAGGTCGACGTGGAGTCAGCTCTCTGTG GTGAAGAAGAATGGACTGTCAGAGGTGATCAgccaggaagaaaggaagagacaGGAG GCAATATTTGAGGTGATATCTTCTGAGCACTCCTATTTGCTGAGCCTGGAGATTCTGATCCGGATGTTTAAAAATTCCAGGGAACTGAGCCTCACAATGACCAAAACAGAGAGCCACCACCTCTTCTCCAACATCACGGATGTTTATGAAGCAAGCAAAAA GTTCTTTGAAGAACTCGAGGCAAGGCACCAGAACAACATTTTCATCGATGACATCAGTGACATCGTGGCGAGGCACGCGGGCTCCACCTTCGACCCCTACGTGAAGTACTGCACCAACGAGGTGTATCAGCAGCGCACCCTGCAGAGACTGCT agCCACAAACCCAGCGTTTAAGGAGGTGTTGTCCCGGATCGAGTCCCACAAGGATTGCCGGAATTTGCCCATGttctccttcctcatcctccccaTGCAGAGAGTCACTCGCCTCCCCTTGCTGATGGAT ACTATTTGCCAGAAAACCCCCAAGGATTCAGCAAAATACGAGAACTGCAAGCAGGCTCTGAAAGAAGTCAGCAAG CTCGTGCGTCTGTGCAATGAGGGCGCCCGCAAGATGGAGAGGACAGAGATGATGTACACGATTAACTCCCAGCTGGAATTCAAAATCAAG CCATTTCCATTGGTTTCCTCTTCACGGTGGCTGGTGAAAAGGGGTGAATTAACAGCGTATGTAGAAGACACTGgacttttttccaaaagaacCTCTAAGCAGCAGGTGTACTTCTTCCTCTTCAACGATGTCCTCAtcatcaccaagaagaagag TGAGGAGAGCTACAACGTCACCGAGTACTCGCTgcgggagcagctgctggtgctgccctgTGACGGGGAGgagccctgctcctctcccgGGAAGAACGCGGCCGGGATGCTCCACTCCGGACGGAATTCCGCATCCCACCTCTTCAGGCTCGTGCTCCTCAGCAACCACGCCGGGGACAGggtggagctgctcctgggagcagagactCA GAGCGACAGAGCCCGCTGGATCACGGCGCTGCGCCAGGACAGCGACGGGCACCACACGGACAGGACCA cactggcGCAGGTGGAGATCATCAGGACGTACACAGCCAAGCAGGCCGATGAGCTCGCTCTCCAAGTCGCTGATGTCGTTTTGGTTTATCAAAAAGTGAATGATG GCTGGTGCGAGGGGGAGCGGCTCCGCGACGGCCAGAGGGGCTGGTTCCCCTCGGAGTGTGCCAAGGAGATCACCTGCAGGGCCACCCTGGACAAGAACATGGAGCGCATGGGGcgcctgctggggctggaaacCAACGTGTAG